Sequence from the Halobaculum rubrum genome:
GGCAGGCGTACGAATGGCGCACGACGCATCAGAAGAACGCCCGCTTCGCTCCCGCGTCGTTCGTCTCCGGGTTCCTGAACAGCGAGGTGGACCTCGCGGGCGCGCTCGCGGCCCTCGACGCGCCGACGACGATCGTGTGGGGACGCGAGGCCGACCTCCCGCCGCTGTCGGAGGGCCGGGACCTCGCGGACGCGGCCGGCTGCGAGCTGGTCGTGTTCGACGACGCGATGTTGCTCCCGCACGTCGAGTTCGGCGACCAGTTCGTCGGCGTCGTCGCGGGCGAGCGACCCGACGAGACGGTGACGATCGAGCAGGACGAGCGGGCGTGAGAAGTAAGAAGTAACCGACCGGCGAAAACGGAGCTCCGTCGTCGAGTCCGATCCCCTCAGGCCGGCCGGAACACGATCAGCCGGTTCCCGGTGGCGTCGTTTCGCTCCACGTCGGGACGGACGGCGGTTCCGATCTCGACTTCCTCGGCCGACAGATCGCGGACGATGCCGGTGAGACGGACCGAGCCGAACCCGACGACCGCCGTGACGTACGGCGGCTCCTCGCCGAAGCCGGAGGGCGCGACGTGAACCTCCGAGAACGTCGCGACCTCCCCCGTCTCCGGCAGCGGCTCCTCGGAGAGGTCGGTGCTCCCACAGTCGGGACACACGCGCCGCGGCGGGAGCGAGCCGTGACCGTTCGCACACTCGATGAAGTACCCGCCGTCCGCGAGCGCGTCCGCCCACTCGTCGTACCCGGTGTTCGCCGGTGGGTCGGGATCCGATTCGCTCATTCGGCCACCTCCAGCACGTGGACGACGGCGCTGGCGACCGTCCCGCCCGCGTTGTGGGTGAGCCCGACCGTCGCGTCGGGGACGGCGTCGCTGTTCGGATGATCGCCGCGGAGTAGGCGCGTCATCTCGGCGATCTGCGAGCCGCCGGTCGCGCCGACCGGGTGACCCTTCGCCTTCAGGCCGCCCGAGAGGTTCACCGGGAGGTCGCCGTCGCGGGTGGTGTCGCCGCGGCGCGCGGCGCCGATCCCCTCGCCGGGGTCGAAGAAGTCCAGCGCCTCAAGCGCCATCACCTCCGCGATGGTGAAGCAGTCGTGCACCTCCGCGAGATCGACCTCGTCGCTGGCGACGCCGGCGTCGCCGTACGCCTCGGCGGCCGCGTCGGCGGCCGCGGGCGTCCGGGCCATGTCGGTGCGGTCCTGCAGCGCCGCGCGGTCGCCGCCCTGTCCGGTTCCGGTGATCGCGACCGGCGCGTCCAGGTCGTGCTCCGCGGCGTACTCCTCGGAGACGAGCACGACCGCGCTCGCGCCGTCGGTGATCGGACAGGCGTCGAACAGGTGCAGCGGCGAGGCCACCGGCGGCGAGTCCATCGCCTGTTCGACGGTGATCTCCCGCTGATACTGCGCGTACTCGTTGTTCACGGCGTTGGCGTGGTTCTTCGCCGCGACGTGGGCCAGGTCCTCGCGGTCGCCGCCGTACTCGTCGAAGTAGGCGCGCGCCATCAGCGCGTACGCGCCGGGGAAGGTGACGCCGGCGCGAACCTCGAACAGCTCGTCGGCGGCGACCGCCAGCGACTCGGTCACCTCCGCCGTCGAGAGGTTCGTCATCCGCTCCATCCCGCCGGCGAGCATCACGTCGTTTTCCCCGGAACGGACCGCGCGAACGGCCTCCCGGACGGCGACGCCCGCCGACGCGCACGCTTCCTCGTAGCGCGTACCGGCACACCGCAGGCCCGCCGCTTCGGTCACGATCGGCGCCTGGTGCCCCTGGCGCTCGGCGAGCGCGCCCATGAAGTTGCCGTAGTTGAGATGCTCCACGTCGTCGCCGGCGACGCCGGCGTCGGAAAGCGCCGCGAGCGCCGCCTCCGCGAACAGGTCCCGACCGGTCCGCCCGGCGTGCTCGCCGAACGGCGTCAGCCCGACCCCCGCGACTCGTACTCCGGTCATGTTCGTGGGTGCTCGCCCGCGGGGCAAAGACCTGCCGGAGTTTCGCGTCGTCGCCGTCGCTTGGCGGTGTTTTCACTCGGATACGGGTTGTCGTTTCGACGGAAGGCGGGCGTCGCGGTCGGCGGCGACACAGCTGTCGCTCGCGGGCGTGAGAACGGTGAGAACGGGGCGGAGCGTTCCGACCGCGGAGCGTCCGGGTTACCGAACGAGCAGGTCCTCGCCCGTCTCCACGACGACGCGGAACGGCGGGGACATCTTGTTGTACGCGCGACGGAACGCCTCCTTCACGGCGTCGGCCTGGTCGACGTCGACGTAGGCGGTGAAGACGGTCTCGCCGGCGTTCATGCGGGCGGCGGTCCCCACGGGCTTGCCGAACGCCTGGCGCATCCCGTCGGAGACGCGGTCCGCGCCCGCGCCGGTCGCCTGCTTGTTCTCGCGCAGGATCTGGTGCGGGAACTTGCGGAGGACCATCTTGTAGTTCCCCTCGCCGAGTTCACGGATGAGGTGACGGTTGGCCGACAGACGCGCCGACTCCAGCGAGTCGTGTCGGATCTGGACGTCCTCCTCGGTGACCAGCGAGATGTGGACCGGGTAGTCCCCGGGGTCCTTGGTCAGGTCGCCCATGTTGTGCTGTGCGATCTTCGAGCCCGGAATGCCGGTGACGTAGTCCCGCCGCGTGTACGACGGTTTGTCGATCTTCCGGTACATGGAGGCCGGTTTGTCGGACATGGTTACTTGTCCGAGTCGACGGCGGTGGCGTGGTTAAAGCCTACGTTTCGCCGGTCCGACGTGCTCGGGCCTCACAGGCCGCGTCACTCGTCGGCCGCGGGGCGGTCCGCCGTCCCCTCCGGCGGGTCGGCGGCGACGTGCTCGAGTCCCTCCTCCGCGAGCAGGTCGCGGGCGCGGTCGGTGATCGACGGCGCGAGGAGGATTCCGCGGACCGCCGTTCCGTCGGGCTCCTCGCGTTCGACGGCGCTGACGTACCGGGCGAGCTGGCCCGCCGCGTCGGGGCCGACCCGCCGCCGCTTCAGCTCGACGACGACCGGGCGTCCCTCGGCGTCGCGGCCGAACACGTCGATCGGGCCGGCGTCGGACTCGCGCTCGGTCGCCAGCGGCTCGAAGCCCGGCTCCACGAGCCCCGGGTCGGCGACCACGCGCTCCTTGAGGTCGGCCTCGCTGCCGACGACCTCGACCGACCGGCCGCCGGTGACGCCGTAGGCGGCGAGCTGATCAACCGCGGAGAACCACACGTCGAGCGTCTCCGCGGGCGACGTGCGCACGCTGCGCACGCGCAGGCGCCCGTCCCGCACCGCCGCGCGGTGTTCGCTCCCCGGCGGCTGCCAGTTCACGGGAGTGCGTCCCTCGTCGGTGTGT
This genomic interval carries:
- a CDS encoding Zn-ribbon domain-containing OB-fold protein; protein product: MSESDPDPPANTGYDEWADALADGGYFIECANGHGSLPPRRVCPDCGSTDLSEEPLPETGEVATFSEVHVAPSGFGEEPPYVTAVVGFGSVRLTGIVRDLSAEEVEIGTAVRPDVERNDATGNRLIVFRPA
- a CDS encoding thiolase domain-containing protein; translated protein: MTGVRVAGVGLTPFGEHAGRTGRDLFAEAALAALSDAGVAGDDVEHLNYGNFMGALAERQGHQAPIVTEAAGLRCAGTRYEEACASAGVAVREAVRAVRSGENDVMLAGGMERMTNLSTAEVTESLAVAADELFEVRAGVTFPGAYALMARAYFDEYGGDREDLAHVAAKNHANAVNNEYAQYQREITVEQAMDSPPVASPLHLFDACPITDGASAVVLVSEEYAAEHDLDAPVAITGTGQGGDRAALQDRTDMARTPAAADAAAEAYGDAGVASDEVDLAEVHDCFTIAEVMALEALDFFDPGEGIGAARRGDTTRDGDLPVNLSGGLKAKGHPVGATGGSQIAEMTRLLRGDHPNSDAVPDATVGLTHNAGGTVASAVVHVLEVAE
- a CDS encoding 50S ribosomal protein L16 — protein: MSDKPASMYRKIDKPSYTRRDYVTGIPGSKIAQHNMGDLTKDPGDYPVHISLVTEEDVQIRHDSLESARLSANRHLIRELGEGNYKMVLRKFPHQILRENKQATGAGADRVSDGMRQAFGKPVGTAARMNAGETVFTAYVDVDQADAVKEAFRRAYNKMSPPFRVVVETGEDLLVR
- the nucS gene encoding endonuclease NucS translates to MTATTLHEPAHREALWELESAFDRGDLVTLFGTCTVEYDGRAASSLGPGARLLVLKPDGSALVHTDEGRTPVNWQPPGSEHRAAVRDGRLRVRSVRTSPAETLDVWFSAVDQLAAYGVTGGRSVEVVGSEADLKERVVADPGLVEPGFEPLATERESDAGPIDVFGRDAEGRPVVVELKRRRVGPDAAGQLARYVSAVEREEPDGTAVRGILLAPSITDRARDLLAEEGLEHVAADPPEGTADRPAADE